In the Acidovorax sp. A79 genome, one interval contains:
- the dusB gene encoding tRNA dihydrouridine synthase DusB, whose translation MHIGHIPLANRLFVAPMAGVTDRPFRQLCKALGAGYAVSEMVTSRKDLWNSLKTSRRANHEGEPGPIAVQIAGTDAPMMAEAAVYNVERGAQIIDINMGCPAKKVCNKWAGSALMQNEALAVEIAEAVVQACAPFNVPVTLKMRTGWCQEHKNAVALARAFEGVGIQMLTVHGRTREQGYKGHAEYDTIAAVKAAVRVPVVANGDITSPEKARDVLAATGADAIMIGRAAQGRPWIFREIGHFLATGEHLAPPLVAEVRRLLLDHLQDHYSLYGELTGVRSARKHIAWYLRALPGGEAFRQHINTIEDCAAQWQAVADHLDALAQQMDRLPAATGTDAEPEEQEGMAA comes from the coding sequence ATGCACATCGGCCACATTCCTCTGGCGAACCGCTTGTTCGTCGCCCCGATGGCGGGCGTCACGGACCGGCCGTTTCGCCAGCTGTGCAAGGCGCTGGGCGCGGGCTACGCGGTGAGCGAGATGGTGACCTCGCGCAAGGACTTGTGGAACAGCCTCAAGACCTCGCGCCGGGCCAACCATGAAGGGGAGCCCGGGCCCATCGCCGTGCAGATCGCAGGCACCGATGCGCCGATGATGGCCGAGGCCGCGGTCTACAACGTGGAGCGCGGCGCGCAGATCATCGACATCAACATGGGTTGCCCGGCCAAGAAGGTCTGCAACAAGTGGGCGGGCTCCGCCCTGATGCAGAACGAGGCGCTGGCCGTGGAGATCGCCGAGGCCGTGGTACAGGCGTGCGCGCCCTTCAACGTGCCCGTCACGCTGAAGATGCGCACCGGCTGGTGCCAGGAGCACAAGAACGCCGTGGCGCTGGCCCGCGCGTTCGAGGGCGTGGGCATCCAGATGCTCACCGTGCACGGCCGCACGCGCGAGCAGGGCTACAAGGGCCATGCGGAGTACGACACCATCGCGGCGGTGAAGGCGGCGGTGAGGGTGCCCGTGGTGGCCAATGGCGACATCACTTCGCCCGAGAAGGCGCGCGACGTGCTGGCCGCCACCGGGGCCGACGCGATCATGATCGGCCGTGCCGCACAGGGCCGGCCGTGGATCTTCCGCGAGATCGGCCACTTCCTGGCCACGGGCGAGCACCTGGCGCCACCGCTGGTGGCTGAGGTGCGGCGCCTGTTGCTGGACCACCTGCAAGACCACTACAGCCTGTATGGCGAGCTGACCGGGGTGCGCAGTGCGCGCAAGCACATCGCGTGGTACCTGCGTGCGCTGCCCGGCGGCGAGGCCTTCAGGCAACACATCAATACGATCGAGGACTGCGCCGCGCAGTGGCAGGCCGTGGCCGACCACCTGGATGCGCTTGCGCAACAGATGGACCGGCTGCCCGCCGCCACCGGCACGGACGCAGAACCAGAAGAACAAGAGGGAATGGCTGCATGA
- a CDS encoding D-Ala-D-Ala dipeptidase, with translation MHCFAIPAIARPAPAAVLVGTRWSSAALALLLAACVHSPQAAVPPVSSSLPPAPHAHAGSGSGCSEMPGGRAALDGVARELQAQGMALEATCPVAAGEWVVRVRVVDGMKASKVVRGPLADGHDVDMGTPAGVRQGGAELAARGFSPDVLHNRQWLRTLMARHEFDNAADAWWRFAQRARVPAPTAETDLAAR, from the coding sequence ATGCATTGTTTCGCAATCCCTGCCATCGCCCGCCCGGCACCTGCCGCCGTGCTGGTGGGCACCCGCTGGTCGTCAGCGGCCCTGGCGCTGCTGCTGGCCGCCTGCGTGCACAGCCCGCAGGCGGCGGTGCCCCCTGTGTCTTCTTCACTGCCGCCGGCTCCGCACGCGCATGCCGGCAGCGGTAGCGGCTGCAGCGAGATGCCCGGTGGGCGCGCCGCGCTGGATGGCGTGGCCCGGGAGCTGCAGGCGCAAGGCATGGCACTTGAAGCCACCTGCCCCGTCGCCGCCGGCGAATGGGTGGTGCGGGTGCGGGTGGTGGACGGCATGAAGGCCAGCAAGGTCGTGCGCGGCCCCCTGGCCGATGGTCACGATGTGGACATGGGCACGCCCGCCGGCGTGAGGCAGGGGGGCGCGGAGCTGGCCGCGCGGGGCTTCTCGCCGGATGTGCTGCACAACCGCCAGTGGCTGCGCACGCTGATGGCGCGCCATGAATTCGACAATGCCGCCGATGCCTGGTGGCGCTTTGCGCAACGTGCCCGGGTTCCTGCACCGACGGCGGAAACCGACCTCGCCGCGCGCTGA
- a CDS encoding YqaA family protein, translating to MEIWMHQLLEWLALPQFGLSTVFVVSFISATLLPLVSEPAVFGLIKINPELFWPAILVATAGNTLGGGVSWWMGLGAHKAVDKARGNATDVRALHWLQRFGARACLMSWLPVVGDPLCAVAGWLKLPFWPCLAYMAVGKFFRYLVMTSVLLYFMPEHIVR from the coding sequence ATGGAAATCTGGATGCACCAGCTGCTGGAATGGCTTGCGCTGCCGCAGTTCGGCCTGAGCACGGTCTTTGTCGTTTCGTTCATCTCGGCCACGCTGCTGCCGCTGGTCTCGGAGCCTGCGGTGTTCGGCCTGATCAAGATCAACCCTGAACTCTTCTGGCCTGCCATCCTGGTGGCCACGGCCGGCAACACGCTCGGAGGTGGTGTGAGCTGGTGGATGGGCCTGGGCGCCCACAAGGCGGTGGACAAGGCCCGTGGCAACGCCACCGACGTGCGCGCACTCCACTGGCTTCAGCGCTTTGGCGCACGCGCTTGCCTGATGAGCTGGCTGCCCGTGGTGGGCGACCCGCTGTGCGCCGTGGCGGGTTGGTTGAAGTTGCCATTCTGGCCCTGCCTGGCGTACATGGCAGTGGGCAAGTTCTTCCGCTACCTGGTCATGACCAGCGTGCTGCTGTACTTCATGCCCGAGCACATCGTGCGGTGA
- a CDS encoding sulfotransferase: MPIIVGSPRSGTTLLRLMLDAHPALAIPPETGFLAMPLDGFGTPDPRTWFCNAVTGFPPHAPGWADFGIDRAAFSQALECVDPFSLPDGFRVFYRMYAARFHKTRWGDKTPLYGLHMPYLQQLLPEAHFIHIVRDGRACAASLRDQWFSPGRSMAVQARHWRDNVTTTRSNGALCQNYLEIRYENLIADTEAELRRVCDFIRLDFDPAMLDYHTRSGERLQEHKGRATADGVVIVSAERRRAQQARTRQAPDPRLRDAWRGILSADEILEFEEVANDLLRELGYNA; the protein is encoded by the coding sequence ATGCCGATCATCGTCGGCTCACCCCGATCGGGGACCACCCTTTTGCGGCTGATGCTGGATGCACATCCCGCGCTCGCCATTCCGCCAGAGACCGGGTTTCTCGCCATGCCCCTGGACGGTTTTGGCACACCCGATCCGCGCACCTGGTTTTGCAACGCCGTCACGGGCTTTCCGCCCCATGCGCCGGGATGGGCGGACTTTGGCATCGACCGGGCTGCTTTTTCACAGGCTCTGGAATGCGTCGATCCCTTCAGTCTCCCCGACGGTTTTCGGGTGTTCTATCGGATGTATGCGGCCAGGTTCCACAAGACGCGGTGGGGCGACAAGACGCCGCTGTATGGCCTGCACATGCCCTATCTGCAGCAACTGCTGCCGGAAGCGCATTTCATCCACATCGTCCGCGACGGCCGGGCGTGCGCTGCCTCGCTGCGGGATCAGTGGTTTTCACCCGGGAGATCCATGGCTGTCCAGGCGCGGCACTGGCGGGACAACGTCACCACCACAAGAAGCAACGGCGCGCTGTGCCAGAACTACCTGGAAATCCGCTACGAAAACCTCATCGCCGACACCGAGGCAGAACTGCGAAGGGTGTGCGATTTCATCCGGCTCGATTTTGATCCTGCCATGCTGGACTACCACACCCGAAGCGGGGAGCGGCTTCAGGAGCACAAAGGCCGTGCGACCGCAGATGGCGTGGTCATCGTGTCCGCCGAGCGGCGGCGGGCGCAGCAGGCCAGAACCCGGCAGGCACCAGATCCCCGTTTGCGGGATGCCTGGCGCGGCATCTTGTCAGCGGACGAGATCCTCGAATTTGAAGAGGTTGCGAATGACTTGCTCAGGGAGCTGGGCTACAACGCCTGA
- a CDS encoding glycosyltransferase encodes MQYRSGAELFVRDLALALHQRGHSVVVYAPIMGDLADELRSRCIACVAELSCVSETPNIIIGNMRDDTVACMAHFLSTPAISICHDRTALHGKPPRLTRIRQHVAVDENCAERLYLENGIPRSSLEIISNGVDLERFRPRPPLPAKPLRAAIFSNYSTESEETAAIRSACAAFGISLEVIGKGVGRQEASPEKVLAQFDLVFAKARCAMEAMAVGCAVILLNEGTGLAGLVTPGNVKEWHRWNFGRRLMQQRIHRDAIEQEIQRYCAPDAQAVSVYVREHVSLAATADAMERLAQRVVHAETTHRPISPQEELREFAQHVADNLMPFGVAQVAVQTGILLERVESLNALRSSASPIAAPPAPDVRPDSAPQAQELAATKALAADLERQIGALRASWSWRLTAPLRWLGAHRST; translated from the coding sequence ATGCAATATCGCAGCGGTGCAGAGCTTTTTGTTCGCGATCTTGCACTCGCCCTGCACCAGCGTGGCCATTCCGTCGTGGTGTATGCCCCCATCATGGGTGATCTGGCGGATGAACTGCGCTCACGCTGTATCGCCTGCGTTGCCGAGTTGTCTTGTGTATCCGAAACGCCGAACATCATTATCGGAAATATGCGCGACGATACCGTGGCCTGCATGGCGCATTTTCTGTCCACCCCGGCCATATCCATTTGCCACGATCGCACAGCTTTACACGGAAAACCGCCGCGCTTGACCCGCATTCGGCAACATGTGGCTGTGGATGAGAATTGTGCGGAGCGCCTGTATCTCGAAAATGGCATTCCGCGATCGTCTTTAGAAATCATTTCCAATGGCGTCGATCTGGAACGATTCCGCCCTCGCCCACCTTTGCCCGCCAAACCGCTGCGCGCGGCGATATTCAGCAATTACTCCACGGAGAGCGAAGAAACCGCAGCCATCCGATCAGCCTGCGCGGCATTTGGCATATCGCTGGAGGTGATCGGAAAAGGCGTCGGGCGACAAGAGGCTTCCCCAGAAAAAGTCCTGGCACAGTTTGACCTTGTGTTTGCCAAGGCCCGCTGTGCCATGGAGGCGATGGCGGTGGGGTGTGCGGTCATCCTGCTCAACGAGGGCACGGGTCTGGCAGGCCTGGTCACGCCAGGCAACGTCAAGGAATGGCATCGCTGGAACTTTGGGCGCCGGCTGATGCAACAGCGCATTCACCGCGATGCCATCGAGCAGGAGATACAACGCTACTGTGCGCCAGATGCGCAGGCCGTGAGTGTCTACGTGCGCGAGCATGTCTCACTGGCCGCCACCGCAGACGCAATGGAGCGCCTGGCACAACGCGTGGTCCATGCCGAAACGACCCACCGCCCGATCAGCCCCCAGGAAGAACTCCGCGAGTTTGCCCAGCATGTTGCGGACAATCTCATGCCGTTTGGCGTTGCACAGGTGGCGGTGCAAACCGGCATCCTGCTTGAGCGGGTCGAATCGCTGAATGCGCTGCGCAGTTCGGCATCGCCCATCGCCGCCCCGCCAGCACCAGACGTCCGCCCCGACTCCGCTCCACAGGCGCAGGAGCTGGCGGCCACGAAGGCTCTGGCGGCAGATCTGGAGCGGCAAATTGGCGCACTGCGTGCCAGCTGGTCCTGGCGATTGACCGCGCCCCTGCGCTGGCTCGGGGCGCACCGAAGCACTTAA
- a CDS encoding Gfo/Idh/MocA family protein: protein MANRTRIAVIGYGRFGRVHALRAQAHPAFDVLCVVDPQPGARDTAQADGFNAIASLDGLPRGVEAASVVTPADTHAEIAIALMHRGIDVLVEKPLATSEAEIDTMLDAAQATRRRLFTGHIERFNQALTPAPWDTTPGNIVFSRQSRLPGCSHSVVLDLMVHDLDLAAHLLRCQAPDSFHILGVQEHGGGVSAQVAMGTAVVDFHALHGADTSSATIRWQGAAAMCELPLSHRADLAQTDALTRQYTAFHEVLTGQHSHLASAMDGATAARRALAIAARL, encoded by the coding sequence ATGGCGAACCGCACCCGCATCGCAGTGATTGGCTATGGCCGCTTTGGACGCGTGCATGCCCTGCGTGCCCAGGCACATCCTGCGTTCGACGTGCTGTGTGTGGTCGACCCCCAACCCGGTGCACGCGACACCGCGCAAGCCGATGGATTCAACGCCATCGCTTCCCTGGATGGCCTCCCCCGTGGCGTGGAGGCGGCCTCGGTGGTGACCCCCGCAGATACCCACGCCGAGATTGCAATCGCGTTGATGCACCGGGGGATCGATGTGCTGGTGGAGAAACCCCTGGCGACCTCGGAGGCGGAGATCGACACCATGCTCGATGCTGCCCAGGCGACCCGCCGCCGGCTCTTCACGGGACATATCGAGCGCTTCAATCAGGCGCTGACGCCCGCGCCCTGGGACACAACGCCGGGGAACATCGTGTTTTCACGACAGTCGCGCCTTCCCGGGTGCAGCCACTCCGTGGTGTTGGACCTGATGGTCCATGACCTGGATCTGGCCGCCCACCTGCTGCGCTGCCAGGCACCGGATTCATTTCACATCCTTGGCGTACAGGAACATGGGGGAGGCGTATCCGCGCAGGTGGCGATGGGTACGGCAGTCGTGGACTTTCATGCCCTGCATGGCGCGGACACTTCCAGCGCCACCATCCGCTGGCAAGGGGCCGCCGCCATGTGCGAGCTGCCCCTCTCGCACCGCGCGGACCTTGCCCAGACGGACGCACTCACCCGGCAGTACACCGCCTTTCACGAGGTGCTGACGGGGCAGCATTCGCACCTGGCCAGCGCCATGGACGGGGCCACCGCCGCCCGACGCGCCCTGGCGATAGCGGCACGACTATGA
- a CDS encoding DegT/DnrJ/EryC1/StrS family aminotransferase, whose amino-acid sequence MNVPFFRSPWQTPSNADSLGATFAHILQSGQYILGRAVHEFERELSARLGAQPVAALNSGTDALVLALRLLELQPGDEVVLPSYTFFACFEAVVRAGAVPVLCDSQAHDFLCSEKEVVACMTARTRAVMAVPLFGDASAIPAIARSCRAMGVPLIEDAAQALGARVHTEERGWQQAGTLGDLGTLSFYPTKTLGAPGDAGALTSRHAHFIDRAMSLRNHGLHAGCHSDVGYNSRMDEFQAAALVQGLGQLDSWLDQRKSIASRYLEGLAGLDGISLPCHHEGHAWNYFVLRCTQRDRLRAALAQAGVQTRIYYSAPIHRQPAYLKRFPGVHLPHAQAHAQQALALPLFPGMAEAEVDHVMKAVALASGRT is encoded by the coding sequence ATGAACGTACCGTTTTTTCGCAGTCCCTGGCAAACCCCCTCCAACGCAGACAGCCTCGGTGCCACCTTTGCCCATATCCTGCAGAGTGGCCAGTACATCCTCGGAAGGGCTGTGCACGAGTTTGAACGCGAACTCTCCGCCAGGCTGGGAGCCCAGCCAGTGGCGGCCCTGAACTCCGGCACGGACGCCCTCGTGCTCGCGCTGCGGTTGCTGGAGCTGCAACCCGGCGACGAGGTCGTTCTTCCCTCCTACACGTTCTTTGCCTGTTTTGAGGCCGTGGTCCGCGCGGGGGCCGTGCCGGTTCTGTGCGACTCCCAGGCCCACGATTTCCTCTGCAGCGAGAAGGAGGTTGTGGCCTGCATGACCGCCCGCACGCGCGCCGTCATGGCGGTTCCACTGTTTGGCGATGCGAGCGCGATTCCCGCCATCGCACGAAGTTGCCGCGCCATGGGGGTGCCACTGATAGAGGATGCCGCGCAGGCGCTGGGTGCGCGGGTGCATACCGAAGAGCGCGGGTGGCAGCAGGCCGGTACCTTGGGCGACCTGGGAACGCTCAGCTTCTACCCCACGAAAACGCTGGGCGCGCCGGGCGACGCCGGCGCATTGACCAGCCGCCATGCTCATTTCATCGACCGTGCGATGTCGCTGCGCAATCACGGGCTGCACGCCGGATGCCATTCCGACGTGGGCTACAACAGCCGCATGGATGAATTTCAGGCCGCCGCTCTGGTGCAAGGCCTGGGCCAGCTCGACAGCTGGCTGGACCAGCGCAAGAGCATTGCGTCGCGCTACCTGGAAGGCCTGGCGGGGCTTGACGGCATTTCACTGCCTTGCCATCACGAAGGACACGCCTGGAACTACTTTGTCCTGCGGTGCACGCAGCGTGACAGGCTGCGCGCGGCCCTCGCGCAAGCAGGTGTGCAAACCCGCATCTACTACAGCGCCCCGATCCACAGGCAACCGGCATACTTGAAGCGCTTCCCCGGCGTGCACCTTCCGCACGCCCAAGCACACGCCCAGCAGGCGCTCGCGCTTCCCCTTTTTCCGGGCATGGCGGAGGCGGAAGTCGACCACGTCATGAAGGCCGTCGCCCTCGCTTCCGGCCGCACTTGA
- a CDS encoding diguanylate cyclase has product MFFGRKNPFSATDAFPLSDAVMEFDDSSSAMARPARRAMDGLGPRSGRSAGQKWRLAGGLIGLYVLAMAGFYALGMVDVQVLAVLVVLAVLGCGAFWGIFSSGLHKKVRHRHLKLAIVATALACMVGVFYLAPVTQILLVPFTFVAVAYGIFTVPRPALLALAACMLCLYAVVVGLHYVEQKNDALLRLEALHWLALALSLPTYILLMGRVQRLYRSLYHASRKIKNIQEDAQRDPLVGCFNRRYVLAALEEQKQLADESGIPLCLAVVDIDHFKRINDELGHLGGDEVLRTFARVAQQGVRAGDVFGRYGGEEFLLIFPATSLLPALNTCERIRAQVEIHAWVGLLKGRVTVSIGVTQYVLGESVLEFFSRADTAMYMAKEGGRNQVVVEEPVAKENSLLPESGHHTLL; this is encoded by the coding sequence ATGTTCTTTGGCCGCAAGAATCCGTTTTCGGCGACGGACGCCTTTCCGCTGTCCGACGCCGTCATGGAATTCGATGACTCATCGTCGGCCATGGCGCGTCCCGCGCGCAGGGCCATGGATGGCCTGGGGCCGCGAAGCGGGCGCAGCGCGGGGCAGAAATGGCGGCTGGCCGGGGGGCTGATCGGCCTGTACGTATTGGCGATGGCCGGGTTCTATGCGCTGGGCATGGTGGATGTGCAGGTGCTCGCCGTCCTGGTGGTGCTGGCGGTGCTGGGATGCGGGGCCTTCTGGGGGATTTTCAGTTCGGGCCTGCACAAGAAGGTGCGGCACAGGCACCTGAAGCTGGCCATTGTGGCCACGGCATTGGCCTGCATGGTCGGGGTGTTCTATCTGGCGCCGGTCACGCAGATCCTGCTGGTTCCGTTCACCTTCGTGGCGGTGGCCTACGGGATCTTCACCGTGCCGCGACCCGCGCTGCTGGCGCTGGCGGCCTGCATGCTGTGCCTGTACGCCGTGGTGGTGGGGCTCCATTACGTGGAGCAGAAAAATGACGCGCTGCTGCGCCTGGAAGCGCTGCACTGGCTGGCCCTGGCGCTATCGTTGCCCACCTACATCCTCCTGATGGGCAGGGTCCAGCGCCTCTACCGCAGCCTGTACCACGCCAGCCGGAAGATCAAGAACATCCAGGAAGACGCCCAGCGCGACCCCCTGGTCGGATGTTTCAACCGCCGCTACGTGCTGGCCGCGCTGGAGGAGCAAAAGCAGCTGGCGGATGAAAGCGGCATTCCCCTGTGCCTCGCCGTGGTGGATATCGACCATTTCAAGCGCATCAATGATGAATTGGGGCATCTGGGGGGTGACGAGGTGCTGCGCACGTTCGCCCGCGTGGCACAGCAGGGGGTGCGCGCAGGCGATGTGTTCGGGCGCTATGGGGGCGAGGAGTTCCTGCTCATCTTTCCCGCCACATCCCTGCTGCCTGCGCTCAATACCTGCGAGCGCATCCGCGCCCAGGTCGAGATCCATGCATGGGTCGGGCTTCTCAAGGGGCGGGTGACGGTGTCGATCGGCGTGACCCAGTACGTGCTGGGAGAGTCGGTGCTGGAGTTTTTCTCGCGGGCCGATACCGCGATGTACATGGCCAAGGAAGGCGGGCGCAACCAGGTGGTGGTCGAGGAGCCGGTGGCCAAGGAGAACTCGTTGCTGCCGGAATCCGGCCACCACACGCTCCTGTGA
- the rarD gene encoding EamA family transporter RarD → MNTGILYAALAYAAWGLFPLYFKQVADVPSLEVVMHRTVWSLVFVFGVLMVRRQWSWLGAVLRQPRVLGAFALSAMLLSGNWLTYVWAVQNQRVVDASLGYFILPLVNVALGFVFLKERPRPGQWLAVAVAAAGVLWLAVQAGRLPWIALVLALSFGFYGLLRKLAVLGALEGLALETLVLAPVAAIMLGWWAWQGEGALVQGPPAAVGWLLLAGPMTAVPLLLFAAGARLIPMSTLGILQYISPSLQFALGVWLFHEPFQPARLVGFVLIWTALLVYSLEGWWTRRQVAAA, encoded by the coding sequence ATGAACACTGGAATCCTCTACGCCGCGCTGGCCTATGCCGCCTGGGGCCTGTTCCCGCTGTATTTCAAGCAGGTGGCGGATGTGCCCTCGCTGGAGGTGGTGATGCACCGCACGGTGTGGTCGCTGGTGTTTGTCTTTGGCGTGCTGATGGTGCGCAGGCAATGGTCCTGGCTGGGCGCCGTGCTGCGCCAGCCCCGTGTGCTGGGCGCGTTCGCGCTGTCGGCGATGCTGCTGTCGGGCAACTGGCTCACCTATGTGTGGGCGGTGCAGAACCAGCGTGTGGTGGATGCCAGCCTGGGCTATTTCATTTTGCCGCTGGTGAACGTGGCGCTGGGCTTCGTGTTCCTAAAAGAGCGGCCTCGCCCGGGCCAGTGGCTTGCGGTGGCCGTGGCTGCCGCGGGAGTGCTGTGGCTTGCGGTGCAGGCGGGCCGCCTACCCTGGATTGCGCTGGTGCTGGCCCTGAGCTTTGGCTTCTACGGGTTGCTGCGCAAGCTTGCCGTGCTGGGCGCGCTGGAGGGGCTGGCGCTGGAAACCCTGGTGCTCGCGCCGGTGGCCGCCATCATGCTGGGCTGGTGGGCCTGGCAGGGCGAGGGCGCACTGGTCCAGGGGCCGCCCGCTGCCGTGGGATGGCTGTTGCTCGCGGGCCCCATGACGGCCGTTCCGCTGCTGCTGTTTGCCGCGGGTGCCCGCCTGATCCCGATGTCCACCTTGGGCATCCTGCAGTACATCTCCCCGAGCCTGCAGTTTGCGCTGGGCGTGTGGCTGTTCCATGAACCCTTCCAGCCTGCGCGCCTCGTGGGGTTTGTGTTGATCTGGACTGCGCTGCTGGTCTACAGCCTGGAAGGCTGGTGGACACGCCGGCAGGTTGCGGCGGCCTGA
- the ychF gene encoding redox-regulated ATPase YchF, with translation MSLQCGIVGLPNVGKSTLFNALTKAGIAAENYPFCTIEPNVGVVEVPDPRLQQLASIISPERIVPAIVEFVDIAGLVAGASQGEGLGNQFLAHIRETDAIVNVVRCFEDDNVIHVAGRVDPISDIEVIQTELCLADMGTVEKALNRYSKAAKSGNDKDAAKLVTLLTRIQAALNEGKPARSVEITKEEQPLLKSLCLITAKPAMFVGNVSEDGFENNPFLDRLKEYAASQNAPVVAICAKMEAEMAEMSDEDRDMFLAEMGQTEPGLARLIRGAFKLLGLQTYFTAGVKEVRAWTIHIGDTAPQAAGVIHGDFERGFIRAQTIAFEDFIALKGEQGAKDAGKMRAEGKEYVVKDGDVLNFLFNV, from the coding sequence ATGAGCCTCCAATGCGGCATCGTGGGCCTGCCCAACGTCGGCAAGTCCACCCTTTTCAACGCGCTGACCAAGGCCGGCATCGCCGCCGAAAACTATCCCTTCTGCACCATTGAGCCCAATGTGGGCGTGGTGGAGGTGCCGGACCCCCGCCTGCAGCAGCTGGCCAGCATCATCTCGCCCGAGCGCATCGTGCCTGCGATCGTCGAGTTCGTGGACATCGCCGGCCTGGTGGCGGGCGCCAGCCAGGGCGAAGGCCTGGGCAACCAGTTCCTGGCCCACATCCGCGAGACGGACGCCATCGTCAACGTGGTGCGCTGCTTCGAGGACGACAACGTCATCCACGTGGCCGGCCGCGTGGACCCGATCTCCGACATCGAAGTCATCCAGACCGAGCTGTGCCTGGCCGACATGGGCACCGTCGAGAAGGCCCTGAACCGCTACAGCAAGGCCGCCAAGTCGGGCAACGACAAGGACGCCGCCAAGCTGGTGACCCTGCTCACGCGCATCCAGGCAGCGCTCAACGAAGGCAAGCCCGCCCGCTCGGTCGAGATCACCAAGGAAGAGCAGCCCCTGCTCAAGTCCCTGTGCCTGATCACCGCCAAGCCCGCGATGTTCGTGGGCAACGTGAGCGAAGACGGTTTCGAGAACAACCCCTTCCTGGACCGCCTGAAGGAATACGCCGCCAGCCAGAACGCGCCCGTGGTGGCCATCTGCGCCAAGATGGAAGCCGAGATGGCCGAGATGAGCGACGAGGACCGCGACATGTTCCTGGCCGAGATGGGCCAGACGGAGCCCGGCCTGGCCCGGCTGATCCGCGGCGCCTTCAAGCTGCTGGGCCTGCAGACCTACTTCACCGCGGGCGTGAAGGAAGTGCGCGCCTGGACCATCCACATCGGCGACACGGCGCCCCAGGCGGCCGGCGTGATCCACGGCGACTTCGAGCGCGGGTTCATCCGTGCACAGACCATTGCGTTTGAGGACTTCATCGCGCTCAAGGGCGAGCAGGGCGCCAAGGATGCAGGCAAGATGCGCGCCGAAGGCAAGGAGTACGTGGTCAAGGATGGCGACGTGCTGAACTTCCTGTTCAACGTCTAG
- a CDS encoding MOSC domain-containing protein codes for MSFNPDSDLSGTIARLCVYPVKSCAGIEVQEALLTETGLDLDRAWMVVDAKGMFLTQRVLPRMALIRPQLKSDEMVLRAPGMLALHVSIDAVEAPATVTVWRDTVPAWDMGAVAAQWFTDFLGQPCRLVRFDPEHRRLSSMEWTGGIEAPNQFADGFPVLVASEASMQELNARLQAAGHAPVGMERFRPNVVLAGVDAHDEDRVDMIRVEAPEGGIHLQPVKPCSRCPIPDIDPATAESTPAVGDMLRTYRQDKRLDGAITFGMNAIVARGAGQMLRVGQRVGADLRFD; via the coding sequence GTGAGCTTCAACCCTGATTCCGATCTGTCGGGCACCATCGCACGGCTGTGCGTCTATCCTGTCAAGTCGTGCGCCGGCATTGAAGTGCAGGAGGCGCTGCTCACGGAGACCGGGCTGGACCTGGACCGCGCCTGGATGGTGGTGGATGCCAAGGGCATGTTCCTGACCCAGCGCGTCCTGCCCCGCATGGCGCTCATCCGGCCGCAGCTCAAGAGCGACGAAATGGTCTTGCGCGCGCCCGGCATGCTGGCCCTGCACGTGTCCATCGATGCGGTCGAGGCGCCTGCCACCGTGACCGTGTGGCGGGATACGGTGCCCGCCTGGGACATGGGCGCGGTGGCCGCCCAGTGGTTCACGGATTTCCTGGGCCAGCCGTGCCGGCTTGTCCGTTTCGACCCTGAGCACCGCCGCCTGTCCAGCATGGAGTGGACGGGGGGGATCGAGGCGCCCAATCAGTTCGCCGACGGGTTTCCCGTGCTGGTGGCCAGCGAGGCTTCCATGCAGGAGCTGAATGCGCGGCTGCAGGCGGCAGGCCATGCCCCCGTGGGGATGGAGCGGTTCCGGCCCAATGTGGTGCTGGCCGGCGTGGATGCCCATGACGAAGACCGTGTGGACATGATTCGGGTGGAGGCCCCGGAAGGCGGGATCCACCTGCAGCCCGTGAAGCCGTGTTCACGATGCCCCATCCCCGACATCGACCCCGCCACGGCCGAAAGCACCCCCGCGGTGGGCGACATGCTGCGGACCTACCGCCAGGACAAGCGCCTCGATGGTGCGATCACCTTCGGCATGAATGCCATCGTGGCCCGGGGCGCGGGCCAGATGCTGCGCGTGGGGCAGCGGGTGGGGGCGGATCTGCGCTTCGATTGA